The Eretmochelys imbricata isolate rEreImb1 chromosome 19, rEreImb1.hap1, whole genome shotgun sequence genome contains a region encoding:
- the EVA1B gene encoding protein eva-1 homolog B produces the protein METRKREMELLSNSMAAYAHIRDNPESFGLYFVLGVCFGLVLTLCLLVIRISCQPHARRLPAKPRRSLRDVSEEDEEEEEEEEETVDNVAAESPLPITEIPLENHSPADGTLPANVFASAEELERAQRLEERERIIREIWRNGQPDILGAGTVGRVHYY, from the exons ATGGAGACACGCAAGCGGGAGATGGAGCTGCTGAGCAACAGCATGGCCGCCTACGCCCACATCCGAG ACAATCCTGAGAGTTTTGGCCTCTATTTTGTCCTGGGCGTCTGCTTCGGCCTGGTGTTAACCCTCTGCTTGCTGGTGATCCGCATCTCCTGCCAGCCGCACGCCCGCCGCCTCCCTGCCAAGCCCCGGCGGAGCCTCCGGGACGTCAGCGAGgaagacgaggaggaggaggaggaggaggaggagacggtTGACAACGTGGCGGCGGAGTCCCCGCTGCCCATCACCGAGATCCCCCTGGAGAACCACAGCCCGGCAGATGGCACCTTGCCTGCCAACGTCTTCGCCTCGGCAGAGGAGCTAGAGCGGGCTCAACGGCTGGAGGAACGGGAGCGCATCATCCGGGAGATCTGGCGCAACGGCCAGCCGGACATCCTGGGTGCGGGCACCGTGGGCAGAGTGCACTACTACTGA